TGGTTCTCATCGAGCGGCTTCTCAACGAGTTTGCTGACCTTGATCTTCTTGGCGAGTTTCTGGGAAAGGCGAATGATCATGGGGGATTCGGAATAGTTGGATTATCGTAGAAACCACTCACGGGCTAGGGCAAGCAGGACGCCGAGCACAATGAGTAGTAACAGGGTTAGCAAATCCCGATGAAGCGGAACTCTGGGGTGAGCCCCGTAAATTGAGGATGGTGTCAAAATCCGACCTTCGCCCGATTCGATTTTCGTCAACCAATTTGAGTACCAGTCAGTAAACGTGACCTGATCGCCGTTCTCGTCTTTGACCGGAGCGATTCCACCGTGATCGGCCCGCATGTCATCCCAGACGAAGCCTTGTTGTTCGCCATGAACCACCAACCACTGAAGCAGACCGCATCCAAGATGGCAGATCGGGATGGCACCGTCCATGATCGCAGGGCTCCAGTACCGCTCCTCCAGCAGCGAATCCCATTTCTCCACCAGACGGTCTTCATCGTCCCGAGACATCCCCTGCTGAATATCCGGCTCCTGATCAAAGAACTCCTTCCCCAGATTCCACGCTTCAGAATGGGGGAACGGTGTCCCCGGATCACCAAAGGGTAGATGCTCTCCCCATCGCCCATCCTCCTCGTACCCGAACTGAAAAAAGCCGTAGGCTGGCCCGGCACCACCGTTGCCGATCTCAGTGACGAAGCGACGATAATCCTCCGGCAGTCGGATGTTGTACTTTGCCTCGAAGACTTCAATCTCAGAGACATCCAGTGGTGACTTCAGAAGATAGTCATGACCCGATGAACCGAACACGGCTCGCTTTCGGTCGGTGTTGCTGAGCACCCTAAGGCGCTCAGTGATGTCATCTTTTTTGAGCTTGGTATTCATTTCAAAGGTATGTGCTGAATTCATCACCAAACATAACGATCAACAGGCCGAGAATCGCCAGCCCAATCCCAAGAGGTGTCAGCGGCGTCAAGCGATGGAAGTCGAATAAAGACACTACATCCAAGCTCCACAACATCTTCCCCAAAGACCCATTGAATCTCGGAGCACTGATGTCGAGTTAAGATGAATTAAAGCTATTGGCAGCGGATTCAAATGTTGGAGGGTCGCTACATGCCATTCGACTCGCCAGCACGGGACACCGATACAGGCAAACACTTCATGACACTCTCGGCTACCTGCTTTGCCTGAGCCACTTTGCCCTTTCCGTTGAAGTGAGTCCCATCGCCTGAATACCAGTCGGGATCCTCTTCCACGAGCCCAAACAGATCGTTCGTGGAGATTCCATGTTCTTTCATGATCTCAGCAGCAATCAGATTCCGTTCTTTGACTCTCGCTGTCCGATCCCCGAACTTTTGCAGATCGCTTCTATCACGCACTGGTGTCGTCGTTGCCCAGATGAACTTCGCATCGGCTGCATGTTTCTTCACGGCAGCAACAGTCTTAGCGAGACCTTCTCGATATTGCTCTTCGGTGTAGCCCCAACCGTGGAGACCGTTATTGAAGTGGATCACCGAGAAGTTGTATTGTTTCAGCAGCAACTGAAGATCGTCATTGAAAGTCGGGGCAGAGACACACTTGGAGGTGGTTAAGCGAGCACAGGATGCCTTTCCGGCGAGAAGCTTTTCTGTTCCGCCGAAATACCCTCGTGTGATCGAATCACCAACCAGCAGAACTCGTGGCAAGTCATCTTTGTTGGCGTCGGTGACCCAGATGTCGATCCACTCGATGCGTTCACGGATGGGCTCCTCAGCAGCAAGGAACTGTGCCACAAGAATGGTGGTGAGCAGGATGGCGATATGTTTCACTTGTGATGTCCTTGTGCGGCTCAGATCTTTATTGGTGCTGTCGTGGCGACAGGCAAGTTTTGTTTCTGAAAACAGTGACGGTACTTGTTGGCACGACACTACTTTAACGCAGATCACTTTTCTCAAGGGGCATGATAACTCGCCTTCTGAAAACTAAAGAACAACTTTTGGACTGAAAGTCGAAACAAGAATTGCTCTGTCCAGAAAATGGCGATTTTGTTAAGATCCCTGCTCAGTCACCGTAAAAACTACAGCGAAAAATCGCACATCGACTGACGCCCTGCGTCCAAGCGTTTTGAACCTCTTCGGCGTCCCGCTGACCACCGGCACCGGCTCAGCACTTCCCAGTCAATTCCGTGGCACCGTTTTGCGCCGCAGTCAGGGAATATTGAAAAACGCTGCCGAATTTTTTCACCACGTTACTACATAAAAGTAACAAACATTGCGTGGAGGGTACGTGCGAGCAACACCAGCAGAAAGAAGAAATGTCCTTGGCCTATTCAATGTGTCTGAGGCCGCTCGTCAACTCGATGTTGGCATTCAGCGGCTTCACAGGGACATAAGGGCTGGTCGTGTGCCATCGCCACAAACGTGCGTTGGCAGACGATACTACTTCACTGCGGACGCTCTGACGAACCTCGCCACGCATTACCAAGAAAGGAATTAGCGATGAAAAATAAAACAAGGAGAGTGACTGTGGATATTCAGGGCCAAGAAGAGATTCGCCATATTCGCAGTGTGATTATGGAAGTCCCAGAGGACATGCTCGACGAGGAGGTTGAATGCGTCAACGCTGATCACTTCAACCAAGTTGAAGAACGATCCGAGTGGGAAGTCGATGACTCCAGCGGAATCTATGCTGAAGGATTTCCAACACTCGTCGGACCCGCTGCTCCAGACGCAGAGCCCGACCTAATTGTCGTCAGGGACGACAACGGTGAGTTCCGTGTATGTGGCAACGAAAAATTCTTGTTGTCCTAAAACAACAAACCGCCAGCGATGAGTCGTCGCTGGCGGTCTTTGGTCTTTTTAACTTTTGAAATGTTCCGACTGGTGGTCAGTCGGAGAAGGACATCCTTATGTATTTAAGTAACACCGAACCAATTCTCGTTGACGAAAGCACGAGAAATCACAGAACAGAGATCGTCTCTCGGCTGTACGAAATGAATTTCAATCTGATCCCGATGAACGGTAAGAATCCGTGCGTCGAATGGAACGAGTTTCAGACTCATCGAGTAACGCCACAAGACCTCAGGAAATGGCTGACCGGCAAGTTTCCGACCAAGGACGGCAGGCGAATTTGGAAAGCAAGAAACCACAATTTCGCTTTGCTTACCGGTGCCATCCCATGGTCAGACGACAATCCCGGCATCATCGTCGTGGACAGCGATGACGAAGAAGCTGAAGAGCTTGTTCGGAATCACTGTCCACCAACGCCAATGATGCAGGTTACAGGCAGTGGTAACAAGCAGTTTGTCTATCGACGACCGCCAATCGAGGCCCAGCCGTTCATCGGTAGTCCGACAAAGCTGCGACTGGATGGCAAACAGTACAACCTCGACATTCGGGGCGATGGCGGGCTTATCATGATCCCCGGATCGATTCATCCGAAGACAGGGAGCATGTACGAGGAAGTAACATCGTGGACCATGGAGCTTCTGATGGAGTGCCCTGTCTATGATCCAGCGTGGTTGCCATATGAAAGGGCGAAGACAAAGAAGACATCTGCCTTCATCACAGCAGACATCATTTCCGATGAACACGAAGATCTCATTGCTCAGGTTCAGACGGAAGTCGAAGAACGTGAGTCGCAGGCTCGGTGTTATCTGGATTCTGTTCCCGGAACACAGGAAGGCACTGGTGCTGATAATAAGTGTTCAGCATTGACCATGAAGTTACTCTACGGCTTCGCTTTGCCAGTAAACGTCGTTCAGGAAATGCTGAGCGAATGGGGACGCAAACCGGACCAGTTTGACGCTTCCTGTGCTTGGTATCCGTGGACCGACGACGAAATTGCCAGAAAGATCGATTGGTGTCTCGGACAGTCCTACGAGGGCAGAATCGCAGACCGACTGTCACCGTTTCGTGATGTTGGTCCCATGGAAGCCAAGGTTGACGACGTTGTTAAGCCAGTTGATGACAACCACACCATTGATCCCAAGAACCATCTCGAAACTGCCGAACTGTTTCGGCGGGAATGCTTTGCTCACAATCACAAGCCAACACTGATTCATCATCAGGCGACATGGCATGGCTGGACAGGAAAGCTGTATGAGGTCATCAGTGATGACGACATAAAGGCTCGTCTGTGGAAGTGGCTGGCGACTTGCAAAACGTGGAGCAAGGATAAGCGGACGACATTCAAGCCGACAAGGAATGTTGTCGGTGGTGTCATGGACGGTTTAAAGGCGGTGACCAATCAGTCTTCTCAACTTGAGGCACCCTGCTGGCTTTCAAATGGACCAGAAGAGATCATCGCCTTTGACAACGGCTTGCTAAATGTCCGGGAGTTTCTTTCTGGGAAAGACAACCTCCTTTCGCACACGCCGAATTGGTTTTCACCAAATTGTCTGCCACACCGGTTTGATCACCACGCAAACTGTCCCACATGGCTGGATTTTCTGAACCAAGTCTTCGATGAAGATGAGGAACGGATCAACACGCTACAGCAGTGGTTTGGCTACAACCTTGTCAGTGACAACCGTCAGCACAAAATCGCTATGCTGATTGGCCCACCTCGAAGTGGCAAAGGCACCACGATGGCGATGATGTCAGCAATGCTCGGTCGTCATAACATCGCCAACACTTCATTGGCTTCACTTGGAGGCAGATTCGGGCTGGAACCACTTGTCGGGAAGATGTCTGCTCTGATTGACGAAGGTCATCTTGGCAGGTACAGCGACAACTCGCTAATTCTGGAGCGACTGAAGGCCATCTCTGGCGGTTCTGAACAGACGGTGGACCGAAAAGGTGTGAAGGCAATATCCAGTGTTGCAATGAAAGTCAGGTTCACCATGGCGGTCAATGAACTGCCACGGTTGTCGGATTCTTCAGCAGCATTGAGGTCTCGATTACTGATCATTCCCTTCAACAACACCTACGAAGGCAAAGAGGACTTTGGGCTTGTTGATAGCTTGTTGAAGGAAGTCTCGGGAATCACCAATTGGTCGCTGAAAGGACTGAAACAGTTGCGAGCCAATGGACGTTTCAAGAATCCGATTGCAGGTGAAAAGATCATGCGTGATTTTGTTTATCTGTCGTCACCAGTTCAGTCCTTTTTGGACGAGTGTTGTCTTGTTGGATCAGACAAAAGTGTTCGCTTCGATGACATACAGACAGCATGGAAGGCTTGGTGTGAACAGAACGGGCATGTGTCTGGAAGCAATAACGACTTTGGCCGAAAGCTTCGTGCTGCAATACCACGAATTGATGATGAACGACGCCGAAATGGTGCCGGGCGAGACCGCTGGTACAAAGGTTTGGGGCTGAATCCTGAAACGATTCTTCAGCAGAATTGTCGTTCGATGATTTCGTAGTGGGCCAGACAAACTGCCGTTCATGTGGGTCGGAACTGCCAAGGTTCCGGCCCATTTGCGTTTTGTGACCTGTTTTCCTTCCATAGTCACCCCCATCAACAGCGTCGGCGGCAAGGTGGTCCAGACATGGGCCGAACAAAGGTCCGCACATGGGCCAGACAAAAGTGGCAATAAACCCTGTAAAAACAGGGGTGGTCCACATGGTCCTAACGAAATCTACTTTCATTTAGATATTTTGAATTGGAAGGATGTAAACAAAACAAGAAGGAGAACTGCGAATTCGTCTGGACCATGTGGACCATCCGGCCCAGCGCCACTTTTCTCTTCCCTTGGTAACGCCGCAGGTGCCGTGGGAGACAGTGGCAGTAGCGATGTGTCACCCCAGTAGCTGGTGTCCGACACTGAATGACACCGGTCAACCAATTCCCTCAAGACTGCTGATAGTGAGTCGCAGTGGTGCCACAATCACTGCAAATGAAGGCGTAGAAAATCCCTTCCATCATTGGATCAAAGTCCTCGTTGCTGACCTGCCCAATGAAGACCATCTTCCGAGAACAATCAAGACAGTCAGGGAACTCAGCATCCTGAACCCACGTTGGCAAACCTCCAATTTGCGAGAACTTGCCGCTTGGAATTCCAGTCCAGCTTGCGGACTCCATGAAATGCCTTGGCTGATTGGCAAGGACCAGCGGACATTCAGGAAGCAAGTCAAAGTCGTCTGACTCATCCGGGAGATACTCGGGACGTTCGTTTGCAGGATGCCATTCGACACCAGTCTCAGTTGTTTTGCCATAGACCAAGCCGTACGCCGTGCAAACATCGCACGTCAGGACTTGCCAATGTCTTGGCATCAAGTTCAGGAACGCAACTTTTTCGCTTGCGGCATCAATGTCGAATAGTGATGTCAGTTTTCGGCTGCACCATGGGCACTTCTCTTCCGAACGCAATCCAACTTCTACGGCACTCGACACATCGTCGTTTCCCGGTTGGACAAGCGGAACCGTTTCTTTGAAGAAAAGGTTTCGACGCTGACCGTCTGCTGTGAGTTCCCAGCCAGCTTCGTTGGCATAAGCATGAGGTGGAACATAAAGGTCATTCGCCCATTTAGGCTTCTCCGTTCGCCATTTTGTAAAGGCAGCTTGAGCTTCTTGATTCCCAGCCCACGCAAGGCAAAGTAACAGGTGGTTGCGAGATAGCTGAGCATCCACAGATTCAATAAGAGTCGCCAACCTCAATGCCACGGCATCACTCGCATCGAAGTAGATCAGTCCGGGATAGAATATCTCGGCGTCGAGCAATCGTTCATGAAACGGAGTCAAGCAACCCGGATGAAGACATGACAGGCACGTAAGGTAGTCGCCACCGTTCTCGTCGCCATTCAACGCATCGCTGACAAGACAATCAATGTCGTCATTCGTGAGCCCACGATAAAGCTCCGTCGCAATCTGAGACTGTGTGACGAGGTTTTCTCGACTTCCAAACGAGCCAGTGCTGTGAAACTGACGGATTTGTTCTGATGCTTTGCTCATAACGCCCTACCCACACTGCCACAAAAACTTTGCTTCATCACCAGCTTCGTTCAAAAATGCGTAGCCGACACCGGCATCGCCAAAGTTGATCGAGAATGGGACGCTGCATGAATCAAGCTGAAGCAACAGTTGGCATGGTCCTTCAAACGGGAATTCATCGCCTTGCATGAAGACAGGCGATCCACCGATTTTGTTTTCATCGAGTTTCCCAGTGGCTGCTTCTGCATCTTCCTCGGACATCTTGAATCGCTCGTCTTCGGTGACAAACTCGATATCGTCAGACTCGACCAACTTGACAGCGAATTCGCAGGTTTGCTTCTGAAGTCGATCCTTTCCTTCCACTTGGACCATCTTGAACAGCGTTGGGCCATCTGTCTTGTTCGCAGTTGGTGTCCGTGAAGTTCCCGGCTGGAGAACAACAGCATTCTCGCCACCATCGGGCTCATACGTGCCGTCTATAAAGCTGTCGTCTTCCTCTTCCGTCATGAACAGGTAGGCCATCTTTGCTGGCGTGGTGAACCCGTACTCTTCACGCAGTTCAACTTGTCCAATGAATCGCATCTGATTGCCGGTTTCTTTGCTTAGCGGCCAAGCAGGCTCGTCGATCCAAACTGGTTGACCACCAAACTTCGTCACCGGCTCGGTGATGGGCGAGTTGGCTTCGTTGAATTCGATTACTTGCTTCTTTGGCATGGCTGCTTCCTTAGTCGTTTTCATGTCAGTTTAGCAGGTGTCCTTCACTTCTATGACACTGCCTGTCGCCTGTCTCTCTCTGAGGCAGCACATTTTGTGGAAATTGCGACAACGATCTTCTGCATCGCCGCATGTTCTTTAATTTTCGGGTGTTTGGGCCACGGGTAGAAACCGGCCTTTAGGTGTCAATCCTCTGAAACAAAAAGGTGCGACAAACGGCTGCTTGAAACCCAGTCGCATTTCCCACGAGAAAGGAAAACGGTAGTCCAGCCAAATAACGGACACCAACTACTTGAGCGTCAAACACACCACACTTGGAGACGCTCATGCCCAACGCACTTCACACCGAAATCACGAACACGATCATCGAAGCACTGACCACTGGCGACCTTCCTCCTTGGCGAAAACCATGGTCATGTGATCCGAATGCATCGGGGCTTCACACCAGTTTGTCTTCGGGCAAGCCCTACCGAGGAATCAACCAGTTGATCTTGATGTGCTCGGCGATGAAGAACAACTTTCGTTCCAAGTATTGGGCCACGTTCAATCAAATCAAGAAACAGAACGGCAGCGTTCTGAAGGGATCGAAAGCGACGACTGTTGTCCTGTACCGACCTGTTGACCGCACGAAGATCGACGACACCGGTAACGAAGTTGACGATTCCTTCTTCGTCATGCGATCTTTCAAAGTTTTCAACGCCGATCAAACAACTCTTGAGCAATTTCAAGTCAGCGACGAGCCAGAAACGGGCGTGCCGTTTGAAAACTACGAAAACGCCGATCGGCTTATCGAGGACATCGGTGCCGACATTCGATACGGCGGAAGCGAAGCCTTCTACTCGTCAAAAGAAGACTACATCCAGTTGCCTCACCGTGAACGCTTTGATTCAGCAGAGGCTTTCTACGAAACGGCTTTCCATGAACACGTTCACTTCACCGAGAATGAGAGTCGTCTGAACTGGAATCGAAAGAACGAAGGCTATGCGATGGGTGAATTGATCGCAGAACTCGGAAGTGTCCTGATGATGGTAGAACTTGGCCTGCCGATCTCAGATCAATCCAATCATGTTTCGTACCTCAAACACTGGCTCAGTGGAATGAACGACGATCCAAAGTTCATCTTCAAGGCATCGTCGCAAGCCAGCAAGGCAGTTGATTGGCTGCTGGCTTGCAGCAAGCAAGATGCCGAAGTCCGAGAAGCGGCAATTGTTGTTTGAGTGGTGTGTTGTCATGGCAGCGAACGGAGTCGCTGCATTATCTCAACGGACACCAACTACAGCGTCGTTCCGATCGGGACACACCGAGAAGGACGACATCACTGATCGAGTCGCCGCTTGGCTTTGACGCCTATCAAGCAGCATGAATCGAGTTGGCTGGACTGTGCAGCAGCCGCTTAAGATCACTGCCTCTGCGAAGCTTCAAGCCGCTATTGATCACTGGTGCGTCCTGATTGGTTTTTCAACTTTGACGGACACCAACTACTTCGTCAGACACAACCAACAACTGACGGAGAAAACCATGTCCGACGTTCAAATTGAAAACACGATCGTAAATTGCCAACTGGTAAGCGTCCCCTATTCAACTGTCCTGAAAGCCATCGAAGCCACTGACAGCGACCCGTTCACCATGAAGATTCGTTGTAAGGTCGAGTGGGTTGCGATTGCTCAGTGCGTCAGTCTGGGCATCGATGCTCACCTTGAGGCGTCTTTCATCAAGGGCACGGATGTTTATGACAACGGCACCTGCGAGATATCGCCACATTCGCTCTGCGTGCTGCTGAAGCGACTTGGCGACACTGAATTCAAGGCGACTGAAGATCATTCGGCTGACGACCTCTGGGATGCAGCCACATCGCTGCAAAACTCGATCTTCATCGTCTTGGGAATCGACGATTACGGCCAATACGTGGGAAGGGAGGCAATGGGTTTGGAATAACGGACACCAGCTACCTCATCGAAAGGCAACTCCAACATTTGGAACGGGAGCAAACGATGGCGTGGGAAATATCAATCACCGCAGAAGGCTGGTCAGAGATTCGTGAAAAACTCGACGACTGGAATCGTGAAGATCTGATCGCAGCGATCACAGACGACAAGTTCGATGCGGTCTACGAGAAGGCAGGAATGGATCACGCCAAACGGGCTGCTGATGCTGAACGAAAGCGGATCAACGAACTGCCACATGACGTGCTGGCTGACCGAGCCTTTGAACTGGTCGAGCAGAACGGTACGTGTGACAACGGTGGCTACGGCTACTGGATCGACCGGGAGGGCTTTCACAAAGTCTGGTTGGAATAACGGACACCAACTACGTGGTTGTCAATGAATGCCAACTCCAACTTTTGGAGTGGCCTCAAAATCAACGTCGCTATCTACAGAGAGCCTGCCATGCAAATCGAACGCCCACGAACACGAGTCGAAGAGAAACAGGAGCACTTGGCAAACATGGTGCGAATGATTGCTCAGAGCCAATATCACGCCCTGTTTGTGATTTCACAGGGTGGAACCGGCAAGTCCCGAACCATCACAAACGTCCTTCGTGACGAAGGACAAGACGTTGTGACGTACAATTCGCATACAACGCCGTTGGCTTTGTATCGGTTGCTTTGGGAAAACTCAAAATCCGAAAAAATAGTTTATATCGACGATTGCGATGAGCTTTACAACAAATCAGGACCGGCACTAGGACTCCTTCGCAGTGCCTTGTTCGGCCAACCAAACCGATTGGTGACGTACAACAGCAGCACTTTGCCACCTGATCTCCCCGCTCGATTTGAAACCACGTCACGGTTCATCTTCTGTGCGAACAAAGTTCCAAAGAAGTGCCCGATCTTCGACGCTGTTGTTTCACGCTGTTTGGTCTACCGAATGGATCTGACCAACCCGGAGATCATCGAACAGTTTCGTGTGATGAGTGAGAACGGCTACCCCGGTTGCCCTCCTGAAGCCGCCGAAGAAATCGTTGACTTTATAGAGCAACACGGTGACGAGAAGCAATTGTCAATGCGACTGCTGACACCAGCGATTCGCATCTACAAGTTTTGCACTGAGAACAACACGGACTGGCGTCCAGTCGTTCTTGCTCAGATGCAAAATCTTGGACGACCGGTGTCGGCGACGAAACGACTCAACAACCATGAGCAACAAGAACGGTTACTGGCAGAGGCTCAAGCCAAATTTCCTGATTCAGTGTCTGAACAACAGCGGTACTTTTGCGACAAAACGAAGAAGTCGAGGGCAACGTTTTATCGGGCGATCAACCGAATGAAGAAAGGTGCATAGCGGACACCGGCTATTTGGCGGACACGGGTATTCAGGCGGCTGATTCTGAAAGTTCAACACACGTTGCGGATGTTGGACAAAATCGACTTATGTTCTGCAAACCCATTGAAGGGATCGACACCGGCGATGGCAAAACGTGTATCGCACATCGACCATCTCGATGACTTTCAACGAAGTTGTGGGCTGCTTGCATTCCATTCGGGGACATTCCGCAAGTGGTGTAAACTAAGATGTCTGGCTGTTCATGGAACGCAGCAGCGATGCCAAGAAGGCCACGAGCATCACCTGCGTTTTGAGGTAATATTGGGCGAACATGCACACCAAGCGACTCGATAGTCGCTTTAGCTTGTTCCCTGCTCATGCCACATTTCATCAGCCAGCCGATTGCAGTTTGCTGCCTGAACCCAAACCACGACCGAATTGGTTGCGCTGGTCGAGCAATGATCAATCTCTGCTCTCGATCTTCGGCGATCTTCTTCAAACTCCTTTCAAGTGCAGGCATGTCATTGAAGTGCCCTTCAGAAAAGTGAAGGCACAAGAACGTTCCCGGTGCAGTTGCAAACTCCGGGAGTGCAAGACACCGAGCCTCCTTTTCCTCATCAGGGAACCATCCTCGTGTTTTCAACGGAACTCTCCTGCAAAGCCTCGCCAGCGCAATCGCCAGATTGTAACGGACACCGGCTACGAAGGTGCAAACAACACTTTCACTTGCTGGAGTCCTTAAATGTGCCAAGTCAAAGCCAACACCAATTTTCACGGGCACGAACTCAGCGACATTGCTGTCATCAATCCGGGTGGATGGTTCGGGAAAACATGGCTGATTGAAATCGGTGGCTCCTATTCGTCGTTCTACTTGGTTGTCGAAGCTGGGAGCATGTCTGACGCAATCGACGAATTGGCGGATGACGAAAAGCACAGCCATCACATCGTCGTCGAAGAAGAAAACCTCGGTGACTACGATTCTGAATCGTGTCACTACGGCCCATCGGGGCAGGTGCTGGATCTCGATCACATCATGATCTACGGGCAGGAAGGCTCGGCCACACCGTTTCCATGCAAGTACACCGGTGGCTGTATCGATGGCGTTTGTCCAACTGAATTTGAATGCGAGTGTGAATGACGGACACCAACTACATCGGTGTCTACAGCCGATGAACGGCAGGGAACAGGAATCAAATATGATCGCACCAAACAAAAACAACGACAACGACCCAAAGTTTGAATTGGGACAAGTCGTTGCCACTCCGGGAGCCATCGAGGCCCTCGAAGAATCCGGTGAAACAGCAGACACATTCATCCACCGGCACCACACCGGCGATTGGGGCGATGTATGTGCCGATGATGCTCTGGCAAACGAAGAGGCTCTGCAAGTCGGCTTCAGGATTCTCAGCGTCTACCACACTTCAAAGTCTGTGAAGCTGTACGTGATCACGGAAGAAGATCGAAGTAGCACATGCTTGCTCTTGGCGACTGATTATTAGATCAATTCTTTGCCATCTTCTTTGCTTGAGCAACACCCTTGGCAACTGTGTGCGGACACCAGCTAATTCAATGTCGGGGAGTCAACGCCGCATTGTCAAGGGGTGTCGGATTTGCCAGCGTTGCTGAAAACTCAAACTGCCGACGAACAGCCTGCATGTTGCTTCGGTCCCAGAGCGTCAAGTGATTCTTCTTATGACTGCGACTTGATGGCTCG
This DNA window, taken from Fuerstiella marisgermanici, encodes the following:
- a CDS encoding phage/plasmid primase, P4 family gives rise to the protein MNFNLIPMNGKNPCVEWNEFQTHRVTPQDLRKWLTGKFPTKDGRRIWKARNHNFALLTGAIPWSDDNPGIIVVDSDDEEAEELVRNHCPPTPMMQVTGSGNKQFVYRRPPIEAQPFIGSPTKLRLDGKQYNLDIRGDGGLIMIPGSIHPKTGSMYEEVTSWTMELLMECPVYDPAWLPYERAKTKKTSAFITADIISDEHEDLIAQVQTEVEERESQARCYLDSVPGTQEGTGADNKCSALTMKLLYGFALPVNVVQEMLSEWGRKPDQFDASCAWYPWTDDEIARKIDWCLGQSYEGRIADRLSPFRDVGPMEAKVDDVVKPVDDNHTIDPKNHLETAELFRRECFAHNHKPTLIHHQATWHGWTGKLYEVISDDDIKARLWKWLATCKTWSKDKRTTFKPTRNVVGGVMDGLKAVTNQSSQLEAPCWLSNGPEEIIAFDNGLLNVREFLSGKDNLLSHTPNWFSPNCLPHRFDHHANCPTWLDFLNQVFDEDEERINTLQQWFGYNLVSDNRQHKIAMLIGPPRSGKGTTMAMMSAMLGRHNIANTSLASLGGRFGLEPLVGKMSALIDEGHLGRYSDNSLILERLKAISGGSEQTVDRKGVKAISSVAMKVRFTMAVNELPRLSDSSAALRSRLLIIPFNNTYEGKEDFGLVDSLLKEVSGITNWSLKGLKQLRANGRFKNPIAGEKIMRDFVYLSSPVQSFLDECCLVGSDKSVRFDDIQTAWKAWCEQNGHVSGSNNDFGRKLRAAIPRIDDERRRNGAGRDRWYKGLGLNPETILQQNCRSMIS
- a CDS encoding ArdC family protein translates to MPNALHTEITNTIIEALTTGDLPPWRKPWSCDPNASGLHTSLSSGKPYRGINQLILMCSAMKNNFRSKYWATFNQIKKQNGSVLKGSKATTVVLYRPVDRTKIDDTGNEVDDSFFVMRSFKVFNADQTTLEQFQVSDEPETGVPFENYENADRLIEDIGADIRYGGSEAFYSSKEDYIQLPHRERFDSAEAFYETAFHEHVHFTENESRLNWNRKNEGYAMGELIAELGSVLMMVELGLPISDQSNHVSYLKHWLSGMNDDPKFIFKASSQASKAVDWLLACSKQDAEVREAAIVV
- a CDS encoding SGNH/GDSL hydrolase family protein; this translates as MKHIAILLTTILVAQFLAAEEPIRERIEWIDIWVTDANKDDLPRVLLVGDSITRGYFGGTEKLLAGKASCARLTTSKCVSAPTFNDDLQLLLKQYNFSVIHFNNGLHGWGYTEEQYREGLAKTVAAVKKHAADAKFIWATTTPVRDRSDLQKFGDRTARVKERNLIAAEIMKEHGISTNDLFGLVEEDPDWYSGDGTHFNGKGKVAQAKQVAESVMKCLPVSVSRAGESNGM
- a CDS encoding SMI1/KNR4 family protein, whose translation is MNTKLKKDDITERLRVLSNTDRKRAVFGSSGHDYLLKSPLDVSEIEVFEAKYNIRLPEDYRRFVTEIGNGGAGPAYGFFQFGYEEDGRWGEHLPFGDPGTPFPHSEAWNLGKEFFDQEPDIQQGMSRDDEDRLVEKWDSLLEERYWSPAIMDGAIPICHLGCGLLQWLVVHGEQQGFVWDDMRADHGGIAPVKDENGDQVTFTDWYSNWLTKIESGEGRILTPSSIYGAHPRVPLHRDLLTLLLLIVLGVLLALAREWFLR
- a CDS encoding DUF1963 domain-containing protein, encoding MKTTKEAAMPKKQVIEFNEANSPITEPVTKFGGQPVWIDEPAWPLSKETGNQMRFIGQVELREEYGFTTPAKMAYLFMTEEEDDSFIDGTYEPDGGENAVVLQPGTSRTPTANKTDGPTLFKMVQVEGKDRLQKQTCEFAVKLVESDDIEFVTEDERFKMSEEDAEAATGKLDENKIGGSPVFMQGDEFPFEGPCQLLLQLDSCSVPFSINFGDAGVGYAFLNEAGDEAKFLWQCG